From Brevinematia bacterium, the proteins below share one genomic window:
- the purD gene encoding phosphoribosylamine--glycine ligase: MRVCVIGSGGREHALAWKMSKSSNVSKIFCIPGNGGTASIGENISLPIKPPFSELISFIRNNKIDVVVVGPEQPLVDGISDFLSSEGIKVFGPTSNASIVEGSKVFAKSIMKKYNIPTADFEIFDNFESAKAFFERHQNWVIKVNGLAGGKGVVVPSSKEEGIGFLEEVFLKKKFGDAGDRVVIERKLDGYELSVFVLTDGEDVVLLPNAQDHKRAYDGDNGPNTGGMGAYSPVPFVSKETTEKIINRIVYPTIEALASEGIVYKGVLYCGLMIDKSGNPFVLEFNCRFGDPEAQTILPIIKGDFYEIVEAVCDGLLRKVKIEVYEKFSVAVVLASRGYPGEFEKGKEIVGNLSENEDLIVFHAGTTIKDGKLVTSGGRVLNVVGIGNSIKQAIDIAYKRIEEITFEGMFYRKDIGRKAILNI; encoded by the coding sequence ATGAGGGTATGTGTTATTGGAAGTGGGGGTAGGGAACATGCCTTAGCTTGGAAAATGAGTAAATCATCTAATGTTAGCAAAATTTTCTGTATTCCTGGAAATGGAGGCACTGCAAGTATTGGAGAAAACATCTCTTTACCCATAAAGCCTCCGTTTTCGGAACTGATAAGCTTTATTAGAAACAACAAGATAGATGTGGTTGTTGTAGGTCCTGAGCAACCATTGGTTGATGGTATATCTGACTTTTTAAGCTCTGAAGGTATAAAAGTTTTTGGTCCTACTTCAAACGCAAGTATAGTTGAGGGAAGCAAAGTTTTTGCAAAATCAATTATGAAGAAATACAATATCCCTACTGCAGATTTTGAAATCTTTGACAACTTTGAAAGCGCTAAAGCATTTTTTGAGAGACATCAAAACTGGGTGATAAAGGTAAATGGTCTTGCGGGTGGTAAAGGTGTTGTCGTTCCTTCAAGTAAAGAGGAGGGAATAGGATTTCTTGAGGAAGTGTTTCTGAAAAAAAAGTTTGGTGATGCTGGAGATAGAGTAGTTATTGAGAGGAAGTTGGATGGTTATGAACTAAGTGTCTTTGTATTAACTGATGGGGAAGATGTAGTACTACTTCCAAATGCTCAAGACCATAAAAGAGCCTACGATGGCGATAATGGACCAAATACAGGTGGCATGGGAGCATACTCACCGGTACCTTTCGTGTCCAAAGAGACAACCGAAAAAATAATAAATAGGATAGTTTACCCAACGATTGAAGCACTTGCTAGTGAAGGGATAGTATACAAAGGTGTTCTGTATTGTGGACTTATGATTGATAAAAGTGGAAATCCCTTTGTCCTAGAATTCAACTGTAGATTCGGAGATCCTGAAGCACAAACTATACTCCCTATCATAAAAGGTGATTTCTACGAAATCGTAGAAGCAGTCTGTGATGGGCTACTGAGAAAGGTAAAAATTGAAGTATATGAGAAATTTTCGGTAGCAGTAGTCTTAGCATCAAGGGGATATCCGGGAGAGTTTGAGAAAGGGAAGGAAATAGTAGGAAATCTATCAGAGAACGAGGACTTGATAGTATTTCACGCTGGAACTACTATAAAAGACGGAAAACTAGTTACAAGCGGTGGTAGGGTATTAAACGTAGTAGGAATTGGTAACTCCATAAAGCAGGCTATAGATATAGCTTACAAGCGAATAGAAGAGATAACCTTTGAAGGGATGTTTTACAGGAAAGACATCGGTAGAAAAGCCATACTCAACATATGA
- the glyS gene encoding glycine--tRNA ligase subunit beta: LPEKQEDKKIIKKGPSKHIAYTSDGQPTQALKGFLSSVSSLQGEIKILREGEKEFVFFEGKQEGRYAKDILKDEIPKIVKTLKFPKTMKWSDVGYSFVRPVRWLVCMLGKEVIDIEIGGVRASNISCGHRFIGENIRIEDPKHYEVLLETKGKVIPSPEKRKQVILSKVDEVEKKLGCKSLLSDRLLEEIVNLVEYPDCGVGTFDETFLTVPSEILVSEMVDHQKFIPLTQDGKLINKFIIITNTIPNEKIVKGNEKVISARLNDGKFLYEEDLKRSINFFVEKTKELVFFGELGTVYDKMQRMEKLSEIVCDILKVEGKEEIVRSASISKFDLTTGVVYEFPELQGIMGYYYSLAFKESKKVAEYIKEHYKPISADDELPSTVGGSILSIVDKLDSIFSLYSAGRKVSGSSDPYGLRRQLIGVSRICIHNSFDLDIIDVFERAVGLYESFLRRSKEEVKEDLEQFISVRLKGLFREMGFRTDEIESTVRKTTNPYDAYLRVKAVNSFRNRGEFVDVAILFKRVRNILLEAGFTSPKEVDLCLLTQEERELYSLILSKKESVEKKIADKNYEEVLNLLLEFQKPVHIFFERVFVMDQNQKIRENRLSILYRLYEMFEKLVDFNAMEFA, encoded by the coding sequence TTACCAGAAAAACAAGAGGATAAAAAGATTATCAAAAAAGGACCTAGTAAACACATTGCATACACTTCAGATGGTCAACCGACGCAAGCGCTCAAGGGATTTCTAAGTTCTGTTTCTTCGCTTCAGGGTGAGATAAAAATACTAAGAGAAGGTGAAAAGGAGTTTGTGTTCTTTGAAGGGAAGCAGGAAGGCAGGTATGCTAAGGATATTCTTAAAGATGAGATACCTAAGATTGTGAAGACACTGAAGTTTCCGAAAACAATGAAATGGTCGGACGTAGGATACTCTTTTGTGAGACCTGTGAGGTGGCTTGTGTGTATGCTTGGTAAAGAAGTTATTGATATTGAGATAGGTGGTGTTAGAGCATCAAATATTTCCTGTGGACATAGATTTATTGGAGAAAACATTAGGATAGAGGATCCAAAGCACTATGAAGTTTTACTTGAGACCAAGGGTAAGGTAATACCTTCACCTGAAAAGAGAAAGCAGGTAATTCTAAGCAAAGTTGATGAAGTTGAAAAAAAGCTTGGCTGTAAATCATTACTCTCAGATAGACTTCTTGAGGAAATAGTAAACCTTGTGGAGTATCCGGATTGTGGAGTAGGAACATTTGATGAAACTTTCTTAACAGTGCCTAGTGAAATCCTTGTTTCTGAAATGGTGGATCACCAGAAATTCATACCTCTTACACAAGACGGGAAATTGATAAACAAGTTCATAATCATAACTAATACGATACCAAATGAGAAGATAGTAAAGGGCAATGAAAAGGTGATATCAGCAAGGCTTAATGATGGTAAGTTCCTTTATGAAGAGGATCTAAAAAGGTCCATAAACTTCTTTGTGGAGAAGACAAAGGAACTTGTGTTTTTTGGTGAACTTGGAACGGTGTATGATAAAATGCAGAGAATGGAAAAACTTTCGGAGATAGTGTGTGACATACTCAAGGTAGAAGGTAAGGAAGAAATAGTAAGAAGTGCAAGTATAAGCAAGTTTGACTTAACAACAGGTGTTGTTTACGAATTTCCTGAACTACAGGGAATAATGGGATATTACTACTCTCTTGCCTTTAAGGAAAGTAAAAAAGTTGCAGAATACATAAAGGAGCACTACAAACCTATTTCTGCAGATGACGAGCTTCCTTCAACGGTAGGGGGAAGTATACTATCAATTGTTGACAAGCTTGATAGCATTTTCTCACTCTATTCTGCAGGTAGGAAAGTTTCCGGTTCAAGCGATCCATATGGTCTAAGAAGGCAACTTATAGGAGTGTCTAGAATTTGTATTCACAACTCTTTTGATCTTGACATAATAGATGTTTTTGAGAGAGCGGTTGGTTTGTATGAAAGTTTTCTAAGAAGGAGTAAGGAAGAAGTAAAGGAAGATTTGGAACAGTTTATAAGTGTAAGACTCAAAGGACTTTTTAGGGAAATGGGTTTTAGAACTGATGAAATTGAAAGTACAGTGAGGAAAACTACCAATCCATACGATGCATACCTTAGAGTGAAGGCTGTAAATAGCTTTAGAAACAGAGGAGAATTTGTAGATGTAGCGATACTTTTCAAAAGAGTGAGGAATATTTTACTTGAAGCGGGATTCACCTCTCCTAAAGAAGTAGATCTCTGCCTTTTAACACAGGAAGAGAGGGAACTATATTCTCTTATTCTATCCAAGAAAGAAAGTGTGGAGAAGAAAATTGCTGACAAGAATTATGAGGAGGTTTTGAATCTTCTTTTAGAGTTTCAAAAACCAGTTCATATCTTTTTTGAGAGAGTCTTTGTAATGGATCAAAACCAAAAAATAAGGGAGAATAGACTTTCCATTCTCTACAGATTATATGAGATGTTTGAAAAATTAGTAGACTTTAATGCGATGGAGTTTGCGTAA
- the dnaE gene encoding DNA polymerase III subunit alpha produces the protein MKEFVHLHVHTEYSLLDGANKISELVSKAKEYGMPSLAITDHGNLFGSIEFYKVCKDVGIKPIVGVEAYLTEDMHKKEKVQKVDPYSLDKQYSHITLLAKDIIGYKNLVKMVTKSYTEGFYYKPRIDKKLLEEHRRGIIVLSGCIAGEIPQLLLRGNFKEARRVADWYISTFGRDNFYIEIQRHDLDEEKVVNPALVKLAKDTGVKIVATGDAHYLRVEDAKIHDVLLCIQTNSRRSDPNRFRFPNNTFYLKSPEEMWKDFADFPEALLSSIEISEKCNLEIPFGNKELMPKYYDDNLEGSVDEKLKEMIFEGLLRIFGDNIPQEYIDRANYEFEVIKSMGFSNYFLVVQDFVNWARRMNIPVGPGRGSAAGALIAYALGITQVDPIRYNLLFERFLNPERITMPDIDVDVADRDREKVIKYLTEKYGKENTANIITFGTLQPKAAIRDVGRVLGIQSARIDSVAKAISNVESVSEARTLVSEVREICEGKNDLEKEWIDIAEKLEGIVRHASIHASGIVISSIPIHEFIAFYRDPKEEVISTQISAQYLEELGFLKMDILGLANLSVIQDTVELIMKTRGIEIDISQIPLDDPKTYELLSSGRTDGVFQVESEGMKEMLKRMKPSCIEDIIAALALYRPGPLGSGMDKQYINRKHGAEKVEYPHPDLEEILKETYGVILYQEQIMKIAQKISGFSLGQADNLRRAIGKKKKDIMDQMKNSFVEGAVKNGYDEKFAQELFDTIEKFAEYGFNKSHSTTYAMITYQTAYLKAHYPLEYMTALINSEIGKFDKMMKYVMEAKRMGIKILPPDVNRSRKLFEIEKVNGKLGIRYGFMGIKGFGESTAEEIIAERDKGGQYKTIDEFFERTHHFLKKNSYEILVKSGALDSLFGDRGRLLAGLEKVVGAFSSISRDKEIGQNNLFLQSSVYQSVQRKPTVEIILSSVPSISRETLSGYEKETIGMFLSHDPLKEYWKRVKYLTSFEIDYVDLLPEGCRFTILGMISEVEKKDTIKGKIANIRVINPFGKEISLYLSTSATREYSELIVPNNVLLFKGIMSKGTSGKMFPKVVRVVKADEYKKDRITELHIILSNDTSEKSLTELRTILKENFGKCISYVGILGNGRIKYYKLSPAFTVKPSVELSSRIRELVGVKAFWYF, from the coding sequence ATGAAAGAATTTGTGCATCTCCATGTTCACACAGAATATAGCTTACTTGATGGTGCAAATAAGATTTCTGAGCTTGTTAGTAAGGCAAAAGAATATGGGATGCCATCTCTTGCTATAACAGATCACGGGAATCTGTTTGGGAGTATAGAGTTTTATAAGGTATGTAAGGATGTTGGTATAAAGCCGATAGTTGGTGTTGAGGCATATCTCACAGAAGATATGCATAAAAAAGAGAAGGTTCAGAAGGTAGATCCTTATAGTCTTGATAAACAATATTCTCATATCACTCTTCTTGCTAAGGATATAATTGGGTATAAGAATCTTGTTAAGATGGTCACAAAGTCCTACACAGAAGGGTTTTACTATAAGCCTAGAATAGACAAGAAGCTTCTGGAAGAACACAGAAGGGGGATTATAGTTCTAAGTGGCTGTATAGCTGGAGAGATCCCCCAACTTCTGCTAAGGGGTAATTTTAAGGAAGCTAGGAGAGTGGCTGATTGGTACATATCCACCTTTGGTAGAGATAATTTCTATATTGAGATTCAAAGGCATGATCTAGATGAGGAGAAAGTGGTAAATCCTGCTCTTGTGAAGCTAGCGAAGGATACTGGAGTTAAAATAGTAGCAACTGGTGATGCACACTATCTTCGGGTAGAAGATGCTAAGATTCATGATGTTTTGCTGTGTATTCAGACAAATAGTAGGAGATCAGATCCAAACAGATTCAGGTTTCCAAATAACACATTCTACCTAAAGTCACCTGAGGAGATGTGGAAAGATTTTGCTGATTTTCCAGAAGCTCTTCTTAGTAGTATAGAGATCAGCGAAAAGTGTAATTTAGAGATACCTTTCGGTAATAAAGAATTGATGCCTAAGTATTATGATGACAACCTAGAGGGTAGTGTAGATGAAAAGCTTAAGGAGATGATTTTTGAAGGCTTGCTTAGAATATTTGGTGATAATATTCCGCAAGAATACATTGATAGGGCAAATTACGAGTTTGAAGTAATAAAAAGCATGGGATTTAGTAATTATTTTTTAGTTGTTCAGGACTTTGTAAATTGGGCTCGTAGGATGAATATTCCTGTTGGACCTGGGAGAGGTTCAGCAGCAGGGGCTTTAATAGCCTACGCTTTGGGAATAACTCAAGTTGACCCTATAAGATATAACCTACTCTTTGAAAGATTTCTTAATCCTGAAAGAATAACAATGCCGGACATTGATGTAGATGTAGCAGATAGAGATAGGGAAAAAGTCATAAAGTATTTGACAGAAAAATATGGCAAAGAGAATACTGCAAACATCATCACTTTCGGGACTCTTCAACCCAAAGCAGCAATAAGGGATGTTGGTAGAGTTTTGGGGATACAATCAGCTAGAATAGACAGTGTTGCTAAGGCCATATCAAACGTAGAAAGTGTTTCGGAAGCAAGAACTTTAGTCTCCGAGGTGAGAGAGATATGCGAAGGTAAGAATGACCTGGAAAAAGAGTGGATTGACATAGCTGAGAAACTTGAAGGAATAGTAAGACATGCGTCAATTCATGCTTCGGGCATAGTTATATCTTCGATTCCTATTCATGAGTTTATAGCATTCTACCGTGACCCGAAAGAAGAAGTTATATCTACTCAGATTTCAGCTCAGTATCTTGAGGAACTGGGTTTCTTAAAGATGGATATATTGGGACTAGCTAACCTATCAGTTATACAGGATACTGTTGAGCTTATAATGAAAACTAGAGGAATAGAAATAGATATCTCTCAGATTCCCCTTGATGATCCGAAAACGTACGAATTACTGTCTTCTGGCAGAACTGATGGAGTGTTTCAAGTAGAATCTGAGGGAATGAAGGAGATGCTAAAGAGAATGAAGCCATCGTGCATAGAGGATATAATAGCAGCGTTAGCTTTATACAGACCTGGACCACTTGGATCGGGGATGGATAAACAGTATATAAATAGAAAACACGGTGCAGAAAAGGTAGAATATCCCCACCCAGATCTAGAGGAAATCCTTAAGGAAACCTACGGTGTTATCTTATACCAGGAACAGATAATGAAAATCGCTCAGAAGATAAGCGGATTTTCACTAGGGCAGGCTGATAATTTAAGAAGGGCTATTGGTAAGAAAAAGAAAGACATAATGGATCAGATGAAAAACTCGTTTGTAGAGGGGGCTGTCAAGAACGGGTATGACGAAAAATTTGCACAAGAACTTTTTGACACTATTGAGAAGTTCGCAGAATACGGATTTAACAAATCTCATAGTACAACATATGCAATGATAACATATCAAACTGCCTACCTAAAAGCACACTATCCTCTTGAGTATATGACCGCTTTAATCAACTCAGAAATTGGAAAGTTTGATAAGATGATGAAGTATGTTATGGAAGCAAAGAGAATGGGAATAAAGATCTTACCTCCTGATGTAAACAGAAGTAGAAAACTATTTGAAATAGAGAAAGTAAACGGAAAACTTGGGATAAGATATGGATTTATGGGAATAAAGGGGTTTGGTGAATCAACTGCAGAGGAAATAATAGCGGAAAGAGATAAGGGTGGTCAATACAAAACCATAGATGAATTTTTTGAAAGGACACATCATTTCCTAAAGAAGAATTCTTACGAAATACTAGTAAAATCTGGAGCTTTGGATTCGTTGTTCGGTGACAGAGGTAGACTCTTGGCAGGTCTTGAGAAAGTAGTCGGAGCTTTTTCATCAATCTCAAGGGATAAGGAAATTGGGCAAAATAACCTCTTCCTACAAAGTTCAGTGTACCAATCTGTCCAAAGAAAGCCAACAGTTGAAATCATACTTTCAAGTGTTCCCTCCATATCAAGAGAGACTTTATCGGGTTACGAGAAAGAAACAATAGGTATGTTTTTATCTCATGATCCTCTTAAGGAGTATTGGAAAAGGGTAAAATACTTAACCTCGTTTGAGATAGACTATGTTGATCTCTTACCAGAGGGGTGTCGCTTCACAATTCTAGGAATGATATCTGAGGTTGAGAAAAAAGATACTATTAAAGGAAAAATTGCTAATATCAGGGTAATAAACCCATTTGGAAAAGAAATCTCACTTTATCTATCAACAAGTGCTACAAGAGAATACAGCGAGCTTATTGTTCCCAACAATGTGTTACTTTTCAAAGGGATTATGTCAAAAGGCACTTCTGGTAAAATGTTTCCCAAGGTTGTAAGAGTTGTTAAAGCAGATGAATACAAGAAAGATAGAATCACAGAGTTACACATAATACTATCCAACGATACCTCTGAGAAGAGTTTAACAGAACTTAGAACTATTTTAAAGGAAAACTTTGGAAAGTGTATCTCTTATGTAGGTATTTTAGGTAATGGGAGAATAAAATACTATAAGCTTTCACCTGCTTTCACTGTAAAACCTTCCGTGGAGCTATCGTCAAGAATCAGGGAGCTTGTTGGTGTAAAGGCCTTTTGGTATTTCTAG